Proteins encoded within one genomic window of Triticum aestivum cultivar Chinese Spring chromosome 2D, IWGSC CS RefSeq v2.1, whole genome shotgun sequence:
- the LOC123049949 gene encoding BTB/POZ and MATH domain-containing protein 1-like, with product MGSMATMTATTSTHGAALVCGTHLMRIRGYSRWKAIRSADFEAGGHIWALSCGFYDKQLVSVSLELLHTDAATDVVAVATSGSKARRTDGGSPSRGVVFPAWPSLSSMATCRCWELPLPDMFRGREHLYVDGEDGSLYVYCEVEVLQEDTDIPADADQTFMVPPQTISRDLGRLLLIPGQGVPETESELLRRRCMLPDVTFIVEQTEIHAHKLMLAMRAMLHFIYTDQLQLNSADDGRTPMMLDLLVADRYDIESLRLMCENMLSESMEVEYVMSILMEVHGRHSCRSVEASCIEYMASDPAVYATVKATNDYEELKESCCSFVLEVADKVAAVNMTHNLCSNAPSSSSSRPQMNVCTHYSLEVAEGTHEFKIPHFVFVQRRHGVGKEINSEAFLVGDYGWKIRVYPSSSSEKAQGHISVYAELLTDPGPEGVNVTLGFKLDDHSGESPHLMKWLEKTFTTKSDWGYAKFVTIESAKSCHLADDGSLTIRCDVAIIKKVHTCSTSTTTMGTRATMPPSDIASHLKQLLVSEHGSDVCFLVEDCELRAHNLVIAARSPTLYKMMVMGNKDDHVIPVHDVTVEVFKAVLHFIYTDELPPIQDLVHDGADQDELMIAEDMLVEACWFGLDRMKAMCENLLVRFLDSEEDALQTIKLGCDLQCSKLINYCHQFIMLTELRQIQGENVSLVDRFGTCVFLGISTSDYIRSKPSESTL from the exons atgGGATCGATGGCGACAATGACGGCGACGACATCGACGCACGGGGCGGCGCTGGTCTGTGGCACGCACCTGATGCGCATCCGCGGTTACAGCAGGTGGAAGGCCATCAGGTCCGCCGACTTCGAGGCCGGCGGCCACATCTGGGCTCTCTCCTGCGGCTTCTACGACAAGCAACTCGTGTCCGTCTCCCTCGAGCTGCTCCACACCGACGCTGCCACGGACGTCGTCGCCGTGGCCACCTCAGGATCCAAAGCCCGGCGGACCGATGGAGGATCGCCCAGTCGTGGAGTCGTCTTCCCCGCTTGGCCCTCTCTATCGTCCATGGCTACTTGCAGATGCTGGGAGCTACCTCTCCCCGACATGTTCCGTGGCCGGGAGCATCTCTACGTCGACGGCGAGGACGGTAGTCTCTACGTCTACTGTGAGGTGGAAGTCCTACAGGAGGACACCGACATACCGGCAGATGCAGACCAAACCTTCATGGTGCCGCCGCAGACAATCTCCAGAGATCTTGGCAGGCTTCTTCTAATTCCGGGGCAGGGAGTGCCTGAGACGGAGTCGGAGTTGTTGCGAAGACGTTGCATGTTGCCGGACGTGACCTTCATTGTCGAGCAGACCGAGATACATGCGCACAAACTCATGCTCGCCATGCG AGCCATGCTACACTTCATCTACACCGATCAGCTCCAACTAAATAGCGCCGATGATGGTCGTACGCCTATGATGCTCGACCTACTTGTGGCGGATCGATACGACATCGAAAGCCTGAGGCTCATGTGTGAGAACATGTTGTCCGAGAGCATGGAAGTCGAATATGTCATGTCGATACTGATGGAGGTTCATGGCCGGCATAGCTGTAGGTCGGTGGAGGCCTCCTGCATCGAGTACATGGCGTCAGATCCTGCCGTGTACGCCACTGTGAAGGCAACGAATGACTACGAGGAGTTGAAGGAGAGTTGTTGCTCTTTCGTACTCGAGGTCGCTGACAAAGTAGCAGCCGTCAACATGACTCATAACTTGTGCTCCAATGctccttcctcctccagcagccGACCGCAGATGAATGTGTGCACACATTACTCATTGGAGGTGGCCGAGGGCACACACGAGTTTAAAATCCCCCATTTTGTCTTTGTGCAAAGGAGGCATGGAGTTGGCAAAGAAATCAATTCCGAAGCTTTCCTGGTCGGCGATTACGGTTGGAAGATAAGGGTATACCCGTCGTCGTCATCAGAGAAGGCACAAGGGCACATCTCTGTGTACGCCGAGCTATTGACTGATCCTGGACCTGAAGGTGTCAATGTGACATTGGGCTTTAAGTTGGATGATCATAGTGGCGAGTCACCGCATTTGATGAAATGGTTAGAGAAAACCTTTACGACCAAGTCAGATTGGGGATATGCAAAGTTCGTCACCATTGAATCTGCCAAGTCATGTCACCTAGCAGATGATGGATCCCTTACCATACGTTGTGATGTTGCCATCATCAAGAAGGTCCACACTTGTAGTACTAGCACCACCACCATGGGCACCAGAGCCACAATGCCACCGTCTGATATTGCCTCTCACCTGAAGCAGTTGTTGGTGAGCGAGCACGGGTCGGATGTATGTTTCCTGGTCGAGGACTGTGAGCTCCGCGCGCACAACCTTGTGATAGCCGCACGATCACCAACCCTATATAAGATGATGGTAATGGGCAACAAGGATGACCACGTCATACCGGTTCACGATGTGACGGTCGAGGTCTTCAAGGCCGTGCTCCACTTCATCTACACCGATGAGTTGCCTCCAATTCAAGACCTAGTCCATGATGGTGCTGACCAAGATGAGTTGATGATAGCGGAAGATATGCTGGTTGAGGCGTGCTGGTTCGGTCTCGATAGGATGAAGGCCATGTGTGAGAATTTGCTGGTTAGGTTCCTCGACTCGGAAGAAGATGCATTACAAACGATAAAGCTGGGCTGCGATCTCCAATGCTCAAAGCTCATAAATTACTGCCACCAGTTCATCATGTTGACAGAACTTAGGCAAATACAAGGTGAAAATGTTTCCCTGGTCGACCGTTTTGGCACATGTGtgtttctaggcatttcaacaagtgactacatacggagcaaaccgagtgaatctacactctaa
- the LOC123054476 gene encoding vacuolar cation/proton exchanger 1b isoform X2, which yields MDSSAVAVAAPLLEAGGKEMRHLGRTAHNMSSSSLRKKSDTSLVRKVPCAALRGFLSTLQEVLFGTKLFVLFPAVLLAVVARYMRFGQVWLFVLSLIGLIPLAERLSFLTEQIAFYTGPTVGGLLNATFGNVTEVIIALFALREGKITVVKCSLLGSILSNLLLVLGTSLFFGGLANLGVEQPYDRKQADVSTGLLILGVLCQSMPLMLRYAVSAGEHAVNSDDSGLVLSRACSVLMILAYGAYLYFQLKTHRQLFEPQEVEDDGDDLVSEDEAVLGFTSAMVWLAVMTVITALLSEYVVSTIEAASESWELSVSFISIILIPIVGNAAEHAGAIIFAFKNKLDITLGVSLGSATQISMFVVPLSVLVAWVMGVPMDLDFNLLETGSLFLAILVTSFTLQDGSSHYLKGLLLLLCYAVIGVCFFVLRRRSADGSN from the exons atggactcctccgcggtggcggtggcggcgccgcTGCTGGAGGCCGGCGGCAAGGAGATGCGGCACCTGGGCCGCACCGCGCACAACatgtcctcctcctccctccgcaaGAAGTCCGACACCTCGCTCGTCCGCAAGGTGCCCTGCGCCGCGCTCCGCGGCTTCCTCTCCACCCTCCAGGAGGTGCTCTTCGGCACCAAGCTCTTCGTCCTCTTCCCCGCCGtcctcctcgccgtcgtcgccaGATACATGCGCTTCGGCCAG GTGTGGCTCTTCGTGCTTAGCTTAATCGGGCTCATTCCTCTTGCGGAGCGACTCAGTTTCCTGACGGA ACAGATCGCTTTCTACACCGGTCCCACTG TCGGTGGACTGTTGAATGCGACATTTGGCAACGTCACCGAGGTTATCATCGCGCTATTCGCCCTGAGGGAAGGCAAGATAACGGTGGTGAAATGCTCCCTGCTCGGCTCCATCTTGTCCAACCTGCTGCTTGTCCTCGGGACCTCCCTCTTTTTTGGTGGGCTTGCCAACCTCGGTGTCGAGCAGCCATACGACAGA AAGCAAGCAGATGTCAGCACAGGGCTTCTGATTCTTGGTGTGCTATGCCAATCGATGCCGCTGATGCTGAGGTATGCAGTAAGCGCCGGTGAGCATGCAGTAAACTCTGACGATTCAGGATTGGTGCTATCCCGGGCATGCAGCGTTCTCATGATCCTGGCCTATGGAGCCTACCTTTACTTCCAGCTGAAGACGCATCGCCAGCTCTTTGAACCACAGGAG gttgaagatgatggtgatgatttggTCTCTGAAGATGAGGCGGTACTGGGGTTTACAAGTGCGATGGTTTGGCTAGCAGTCATGACTGTGATAACCGCCTTACTGTCGGAGTATGTCGTGAGCACAATTGAG GCGGCCTCAGAATCCTGGGAACTATCAGTGAGCTTCATTAGCATCATCTTGATTCCGATTGTCGGGAATGCAGCAGAGCATGCTGGAGCAATCATATTTGCTTTTAAGAACAAGCTG GACATCACCCTTGGAGTATCTTTGGGGTCAGCTACGCAGATTTCCATGTTTGTG GTGCCGCTGAGTGTCCTTGTGGCTTGGGTCATGGGGGTTCCAATGGATCTTGATTTCAACCTGCTAGAGACTGGTTCCTTGTTCCTCGCAATATTGGTCACAAGCTTCACCCTCCAG GACGGGTCGTCGCATTATCTGAAGGGACTGCTTCTCCTCCTTTGCTACGCCGTGATCGGCGTGTGCTTTTTTGTCCTGAGACGACGTTCAG CTGATGGAAGCAACTAA
- the LOC123054476 gene encoding vacuolar cation/proton exchanger 1b isoform X1, which translates to MDSSAVAVAAPLLEAGGKEMRHLGRTAHNMSSSSLRKKSDTSLVRKVPCAALRGFLSTLQEVLFGTKLFVLFPAVLLAVVARYMRFGQVWLFVLSLIGLIPLAERLSFLTEQIAFYTGPTVGGLLNATFGNVTEVIIALFALREGKITVVKCSLLGSILSNLLLVLGTSLFFGGLANLGVEQPYDRKQADVSTGLLILGVLCQSMPLMLRYAVSAGEHAVNSDDSGLVLSRACSVLMILAYGAYLYFQLKTHRQLFEPQEVEDDGDDLVSEDEAVLGFTSAMVWLAVMTVITALLSEYVVSTIEAASESWELSVSFISIILIPIVGNAAEHAGAIIFAFKNKLDITLGVSLGSATQISMFVVPLSVLVAWVMGVPMDLDFNLLETGSLFLAILVTSFTLQDGSSHYLKGLLLLLCYAVIGVCFFVLRRRSGRDSYSLPPIFCSNHLQLHIVFSHLLCFDDS; encoded by the exons atggactcctccgcggtggcggtggcggcgccgcTGCTGGAGGCCGGCGGCAAGGAGATGCGGCACCTGGGCCGCACCGCGCACAACatgtcctcctcctccctccgcaaGAAGTCCGACACCTCGCTCGTCCGCAAGGTGCCCTGCGCCGCGCTCCGCGGCTTCCTCTCCACCCTCCAGGAGGTGCTCTTCGGCACCAAGCTCTTCGTCCTCTTCCCCGCCGtcctcctcgccgtcgtcgccaGATACATGCGCTTCGGCCAG GTGTGGCTCTTCGTGCTTAGCTTAATCGGGCTCATTCCTCTTGCGGAGCGACTCAGTTTCCTGACGGA ACAGATCGCTTTCTACACCGGTCCCACTG TCGGTGGACTGTTGAATGCGACATTTGGCAACGTCACCGAGGTTATCATCGCGCTATTCGCCCTGAGGGAAGGCAAGATAACGGTGGTGAAATGCTCCCTGCTCGGCTCCATCTTGTCCAACCTGCTGCTTGTCCTCGGGACCTCCCTCTTTTTTGGTGGGCTTGCCAACCTCGGTGTCGAGCAGCCATACGACAGA AAGCAAGCAGATGTCAGCACAGGGCTTCTGATTCTTGGTGTGCTATGCCAATCGATGCCGCTGATGCTGAGGTATGCAGTAAGCGCCGGTGAGCATGCAGTAAACTCTGACGATTCAGGATTGGTGCTATCCCGGGCATGCAGCGTTCTCATGATCCTGGCCTATGGAGCCTACCTTTACTTCCAGCTGAAGACGCATCGCCAGCTCTTTGAACCACAGGAG gttgaagatgatggtgatgatttggTCTCTGAAGATGAGGCGGTACTGGGGTTTACAAGTGCGATGGTTTGGCTAGCAGTCATGACTGTGATAACCGCCTTACTGTCGGAGTATGTCGTGAGCACAATTGAG GCGGCCTCAGAATCCTGGGAACTATCAGTGAGCTTCATTAGCATCATCTTGATTCCGATTGTCGGGAATGCAGCAGAGCATGCTGGAGCAATCATATTTGCTTTTAAGAACAAGCTG GACATCACCCTTGGAGTATCTTTGGGGTCAGCTACGCAGATTTCCATGTTTGTG GTGCCGCTGAGTGTCCTTGTGGCTTGGGTCATGGGGGTTCCAATGGATCTTGATTTCAACCTGCTAGAGACTGGTTCCTTGTTCCTCGCAATATTGGTCACAAGCTTCACCCTCCAG GACGGGTCGTCGCATTATCTGAAGGGACTGCTTCTCCTCCTTTGCTACGCCGTGATCGGCGTGTGCTTTTTTGTCCTGAGACGACGTTCAGGTAGGGATTCTTACTCTCTCCCTCCCATTTTTTGCTCAAATCATTTGCAACTACACATTGTTTTTTCACATCTGTTATGTTTCGATGACAGCTGA